The genome window CAATAATCGGTAAAATGATTCTAAACAATGATCCAGCACCGACTGAACTTTCTAGGGTAATCGAACCGTGATAACCTTCAATTAGTCGCTTGGCAATTGAAAGGCCTAGTCCATTACCGCCCTTCTTACGACTACGCGCCTTATCTACTCGATAGAAACGATCAAAGACCCGTTTTACATTTTCTGGTGAGATCCCTTCACCAAAGTCCTGAATACCAATCTCAACAGTATTCATTCCCCGTGAAAGAATAATATGGATCTCTTTATGGTCATCGGTGGAATATTTGACAGCATTATCACATAAAATTACAAGTACCTGTTCAAGATGGTCGCGATAAATATCAACCATGATTGGCTCTTTCAGATCGTCGTCCAAACGGAAAGTAAAGTCCGGATACAACATCTTAAAGTTATTGTAGACCTGATGAACCACATCATTAACAATCGTATGCTGATTGCGGAAGTTAATCTCCACTTGCTCTGCTCGGCTCAAATCAAGCATTTCTTGAACCAGGTTTTTCATTCGGCGAGTCTCAATTAATGTTGCTTTAATTGAGTCATCCAGCACTTTCGGATCATCCTTGCCCCAACGTTGCAGCATCTCCAAGTGTCCTTGAATAATCGCAACGGGTGTCCGCAGTTCATGGCTAACATCACTGACAAATTGTGACTGCTGGTCGATATACCGCTGCATCCGATCAAGCATCTCATTAAACATCGTTATCAGTTCTGCTAGTTCATCATTACGATTGGTAGTTGGTACTCGGACATCTTTAGTCGGATCTGCACTAATCTCCTTAACCGTGTCATGAATTCCATCCAATGGTCGAAGGAGGAAAAGTGAAAGAAAGTATCCCAAGAGGCCGCTCGCAATCACAACCAGGCAGAGCGCCAAGATGCACACCAATGCTAACTGATGATAACTTTGCATATAAGCATCAAGGTTATTTTCAACTTGTAAATATCCAATCAACTGCCGATTATTCTGACCATAAATTGGCATCTGCCCGACCAACACATCATGATCAGGCCCAGCAGCAATATGAATATTGCGATTAGTCGTAAACTGTGGCTTTTTAATATAACGACCTGTACTCAAAATATTCTTTCCATCAGGATTATAAATGTTAATAACCAAGTGTCCATCACTTAATTCTTTAATTACCGGTCGTTTATATTCCTCTCCAGAAATAATATTCGACCGGTTTCTGTCTGGATCAATAAGGTGACTAACATTCTTTTTTGTTAAGGGCTTATCAACAGTACTTAATTGTGTACTAATATTGGTCATCCCTTGATTCAACAATTGTCTTTCCTGATGAAATAAATTTTGCGTAAATGCACTAAACAATGCCATGGCAACGATACAAAAGATGATTAATGACCCTAATGCCGTCCCAGCTGCCCACTTAATTTTTAGCGAAACAAACCGTCTTTCATCTTTTTGCTTCATAATTGATCATTCCTAGGAGCGAATCACATATCCAGTACCACGAACCGTTTGGATGTAGCTCTTTTCACCAGGTCGGTCGATCTTATTCCGTAAGTACCGAATATAAACATCAACAACATTGGTTTCAACTTTGGAGTCATAACCCCACACCTTACTCAAAAGGTCTTTTCGTGACATAACAACATTGATATTTTCCATCAAAATCAAGAGTAATTCGTATTCCCGCTTTGTAAGGTTAATTACTTCATCACCACGACGAACGACCCGATTCTCTTTTTCAATGGTAAGATCCTTGTAATTGACCGTTGTTTGGTGTTCTTTATTATTACCATCTTCAATACTGATTCGCCGTAATAACGCCCGCACCCGTGCAAGGAGTTCTTCAATAGCAAATGGCTTAACAATATAATCATCTGCCCCATGATCTAAACCAGAGACACGGTCAATAACAGAATCACGAGCGGTCATGATAATAATTGGTGTATCTTTTATTTCACGAACCCGTCGTGCAACTTCAATCCCATTTAACTCTGGGAGCATCAAGTCTAGCAAAATCACGTCAAAGTCTTGATTTAAAGCTGCTTCTAGTCCGGCACGACCATCAAGTTCAACATCTGTATCGTAGCCTTCATGCTTTAATT of Limosilactobacillus reuteri subsp. reuteri contains these proteins:
- a CDS encoding HAMP domain-containing histidine kinase, which translates into the protein MKQKDERRFVSLKIKWAAGTALGSLIIFCIVAMALFSAFTQNLFHQERQLLNQGMTNISTQLSTVDKPLTKKNVSHLIDPDRNRSNIISGEEYKRPVIKELSDGHLVINIYNPDGKNILSTGRYIKKPQFTTNRNIHIAAGPDHDVLVGQMPIYGQNNRQLIGYLQVENNLDAYMQSYHQLALVCILALCLVVIASGLLGYFLSLFLLRPLDGIHDTVKEISADPTKDVRVPTTNRNDELAELITMFNEMLDRMQRYIDQQSQFVSDVSHELRTPVAIIQGHLEMLQRWGKDDPKVLDDSIKATLIETRRMKNLVQEMLDLSRAEQVEINFRNQHTIVNDVVHQVYNNFKMLYPDFTFRLDDDLKEPIMVDIYRDHLEQVLVILCDNAVKYSTDDHKEIHIILSRGMNTVEIGIQDFGEGISPENVKRVFDRFYRVDKARSRKKGGNGLGLSIAKRLIEGYHGSITLESSVGAGSLFRIILPIIEDPETKK
- a CDS encoding response regulator transcription factor yields the protein MSRILIIEDEENLANFVELELKHEGYDTDVELDGRAGLEAALNQDFDVILLDLMLPELNGIEVARRVREIKDTPIIIMTARDSVIDRVSGLDHGADDYIVKPFAIEELLARVRALLRRISIEDGNNKEHQTTVNYKDLTIEKENRVVRRGDEVINLTKREYELLLILMENINVVMSRKDLLSKVWGYDSKVETNVVDVYIRYLRNKIDRPGEKSYIQTVRGTGYVIRS